The following coding sequences lie in one Pelecanus crispus isolate bPelCri1 chromosome 9, bPelCri1.pri, whole genome shotgun sequence genomic window:
- the RAP2B gene encoding ras-related protein Rap-2b produces MREYKVVVLGSGGVGKSALTVQFVTGSFIEKYDPTIEDFYRKEIEVDSSPSVLEILDTAGTEQFASMRDLYIKNGQGFILVYSLVNQQSFQDIKPMRDQIIRVKRYERVPMILVGNKVDLEGEREVSFGEGKALAEEWSCPFMETSAKNKASVDELFAEIVRQMNYASQPNGDEQCCSSCAIL; encoded by the coding sequence ATGCGGGAGTACaaggtggtggtgctgggctcGGGCGGCGTGGGCAAGTCCGCCCTCACCGTCCAGTTCGTGACGGGCTCCTTCATCGAGAAGTATGACCCCACCATCGAGGACTTCTACCGCAAGGAGATCGAGGTGGACTCCTCGCCGTCGGTGCTGGAGATCCTGGACACGGCGGGCACCGAGCAGTTCGCCTCCATGCGGGACCTCTACATCAAGAACGGGCAGGGCTTCATCCTGGTCTACAGCCTGGTGAACCAGCAGAGCTTCCAGGACATCAAGCCCATGCGGGACCAGATCATCCGGGTGAAGAGGTACGAGAGGGTGCCCATGATCCTGGTGGGCAACAAGGTGGACCTGGAGGGCGAGCGGGAGGTCTCCTTCGGGGAGGGCAAAGCCCTGGCCGAGGAGTGGAGCTGCCCCTTCATGGAGACCTCGGCCAAAAACAAAGCCTCGGTGGACGAGCTCTTCGCGGAGATCGTCAGGCAGATGAACTACGCCTCGCAGCCCAACGGGGACGAGCAGTGCTGCTCCTCCTGCGCCATCCTctga